The proteins below are encoded in one region of Paracoccus sp. N5:
- a CDS encoding NAD(P)/FAD-dependent oxidoreductase — protein MTHRVVVIGAGFAGLQVVLGLRGAGCQITLVDQRNHHLFQPLLYQVATTLLATSDIAWPIRALMRARKDVTTLLATVEGVDRAARAVILRGGARLPYDTLVIATGARHAYFGKDAWEADAPGLKTLEDATTIRRRLLLAFERAETCGDEAERQALLTFAVIGAGPTGVELVGIIAELAHRILPPEFRRIDTRKARVLLVEAGPRILPAFSETLSDYARKALERRGVEVLAGAPVTDCSDAGIVLAGRQIPARTVIWAAGVQASRAAEWLGAEGDRAGRVVVTPQLTLPGDPAVFVLGDTAHVQSGGRMVPGVAPAAKQQGRFAARAIRARLRGAAAPGDFRYRDMGNLATIGRNAAVIEFGRVKMTGWFAWWVWGIAHIYFLIGTRSRLFVALSWLWVFLSGQNSARLITQKETLKDSPPPR, from the coding sequence ATGACACATCGGGTCGTGGTCATCGGCGCGGGATTCGCCGGTTTGCAGGTGGTTTTGGGGCTGCGGGGCGCCGGGTGCCAGATCACGCTGGTCGATCAGCGCAATCACCACCTGTTCCAGCCGCTGCTCTACCAGGTGGCGACGACGCTGCTGGCGACCTCGGACATCGCCTGGCCGATCCGGGCGCTGATGCGCGCGCGCAAGGACGTCACCACGCTTCTGGCCACGGTCGAGGGCGTGGACCGCGCCGCGCGCGCGGTGATCCTGCGCGGCGGCGCGCGGCTGCCCTATGACACGCTGGTCATCGCCACCGGCGCCCGCCACGCCTATTTCGGCAAGGACGCCTGGGAGGCCGATGCGCCGGGGCTGAAGACGCTGGAGGATGCGACCACGATCCGGCGCCGGCTGCTTCTGGCCTTCGAGCGGGCCGAGACCTGCGGAGACGAGGCCGAGCGCCAGGCGCTGCTGACATTCGCCGTGATCGGCGCCGGCCCGACCGGGGTCGAGCTGGTCGGCATCATCGCCGAGCTGGCGCATCGCATCCTGCCGCCGGAGTTCCGCCGCATCGACACCCGCAAGGCGCGGGTGCTGCTGGTCGAGGCCGGGCCGCGCATCCTGCCCGCCTTCAGCGAGACGCTGTCGGATTACGCCCGCAAGGCGCTGGAACGGCGCGGGGTCGAGGTGCTGGCCGGCGCCCCGGTCACCGATTGCTCGGACGCGGGCATCGTGCTGGCGGGCCGGCAGATCCCGGCGCGCACGGTGATCTGGGCGGCGGGGGTGCAGGCCTCGCGCGCCGCCGAATGGCTGGGGGCCGAGGGCGACCGCGCCGGGCGGGTCGTGGTCACGCCGCAGCTGACGCTGCCCGGCGATCCGGCGGTCTTCGTGCTGGGCGACACGGCGCATGTGCAATCGGGCGGGCGCATGGTGCCGGGCGTGGCGCCGGCCGCCAAGCAGCAGGGCAGGTTCGCCGCCAGGGCGATCCGGGCGCGGCTGCGCGGCGCGGCGGCCCCGGGCGATTTCCGCTATCGCGACATGGGCAACCTGGCCACCATCGGGCGCAATGCGGCGGTGATCGAATTCGGCCGCGTCAAGATGACCGGCTGGTTCGCCTGGTGGGTCTGGGGCATCGCCCATATCTATTTCCTGATCGGCACCCGCTCGCGGCTGTTCGTGGCGCTGAGCTGGCTGTGGGTGTTCCTGTCCGGGCAGAACTCGGCCCGGCTGATCACCCAGAAGGAAACCCTGAAGGACAGCCCGCCGCCGCGCTGA
- a CDS encoding FMN-binding glutamate synthase family protein, whose amino-acid sequence MTLLPAFKRYSVLALCGFGAVAMLALLAAGWRWPLLPAVLLGLLALLGIRDLIQKRHAVLRNYPIIGHMRFLLEDIRPEIRQYLIESDSDELPFSREARSLVYQRAKGVEDKKPFGTSEQVYEAGYAWVTHSVAPKVITDSDFRVLVGGPDCRQPYSASLYNISAMSFGALSANAIMALNQGAKLGGFAHDTGEGGISRHHRQHGGDLIYQVASGYFGCRDEQGRFSSEKFRSQALDPQIRMIEIKLSQGAKPGHGGMLPARKISPEIAEARGVPMGVDCISPPAHSSFSTPVGLMEFVAQLRALSDGKPVGFKLCIGHRREFMCIVKAMLKTGITPDFIVVDGKEGGTGSAPLEFTNRVGMPMLEGLAFVHNTLRGAGLRQRIRIGAAGKIVSAFDIARALALGADWCNSARGFMFAIGCIQSQSCHTNACPVGIATQDKLRQRGLEVGTKALRVARFHKNTLHALAEIAGAAGLSSPSDFLPYHFMFRHKDGTFSDGNEAFPYLPQGFLVADRETEELRDWHKRWGRASAETFAPSVIPEGRFV is encoded by the coding sequence ATGACACTTCTTCCCGCGTTCAAACGATATTCGGTGCTGGCGCTGTGCGGCTTTGGCGCGGTCGCCATGCTGGCGCTGCTCGCGGCGGGCTGGCGCTGGCCGCTGCTGCCGGCGGTCCTGCTGGGGCTGCTGGCGCTGCTGGGGATCCGCGACCTGATCCAGAAGCGCCATGCCGTGCTGCGCAACTATCCGATCATCGGCCACATGCGCTTCCTGCTCGAGGACATTCGTCCCGAAATCCGGCAATACCTGATCGAGAGCGACAGCGACGAGCTGCCCTTCTCGCGCGAGGCGCGCAGCCTGGTCTATCAGCGCGCCAAGGGGGTCGAGGACAAGAAGCCCTTCGGCACCTCGGAACAGGTCTATGAGGCCGGCTATGCCTGGGTCACGCATTCCGTGGCGCCCAAGGTCATCACCGACAGCGATTTTCGCGTCCTGGTCGGCGGGCCGGACTGTCGCCAGCCCTATTCCGCCAGCCTCTACAACATCTCGGCCATGAGCTTCGGCGCGCTGTCGGCCAATGCGATCATGGCGCTGAACCAGGGCGCGAAGCTAGGCGGCTTTGCCCATGACACGGGCGAGGGCGGCATCAGCCGCCATCACCGCCAGCATGGCGGCGACCTGATCTATCAGGTGGCCTCGGGCTATTTCGGTTGCCGGGACGAACAAGGCCGGTTCTCGTCCGAGAAATTCCGCAGCCAGGCGCTGGACCCGCAGATCCGCATGATCGAGATCAAGCTGAGCCAGGGCGCCAAGCCCGGCCACGGCGGCATGTTGCCCGCGCGCAAGATCAGCCCGGAGATCGCCGAGGCGCGCGGCGTGCCGATGGGCGTGGATTGCATCTCGCCGCCCGCGCACAGCAGCTTTTCCACGCCGGTCGGGCTGATGGAATTCGTGGCGCAATTGCGCGCGCTGTCGGACGGCAAGCCGGTGGGTTTCAAGCTGTGCATCGGGCACCGGCGCGAATTCATGTGCATCGTCAAGGCGATGCTGAAGACCGGCATCACGCCCGACTTCATCGTCGTCGACGGGAAAGAGGGCGGCACCGGCTCGGCGCCCCTGGAGTTCACCAACCGCGTCGGCATGCCGATGCTGGAGGGGCTGGCCTTTGTCCACAACACCCTGCGCGGCGCCGGGCTGCGCCAGCGCATCCGCATCGGCGCGGCGGGCAAGATCGTCAGCGCCTTCGACATTGCCCGGGCGCTGGCGCTCGGGGCGGATTGGTGCAACTCGGCCCGCGGTTTCATGTTCGCCATCGGCTGCATCCAGTCGCAATCCTGCCATACCAACGCCTGCCCGGTCGGCATCGCCACCCAGGACAAGCTGCGCCAGCGCGGGCTGGAGGTCGGGACCAAGGCGCTGCGCGTGGCGCGGTTCCACAAGAACACCCTGCATGCGCTGGCCGAGATCGCGGGCGCGGCGGGGCTGAGCTCGCCCAGCGACTTCCTGCCCTATCACTTCATGTTTCGCCACAAGGACGGCACCTTCTCGGACGGGAACGAGGCATTCCCCTATCTGCCGCAGGGCTTCCTGGTCGCGGACCGCGAGACCGAGGAGCTGCGCGACTGGCACAAGCGCTGGGGCCGCGCCTCGGCCGAGACCTTCGCGCCCTCGGTCATCCCGGAGGGGCGTTTCGTCTGA
- a CDS encoding nitroreductase family protein: protein MRKRRSVRAYLDRPVPRATVEEICRLARSAPSGANLQPGHFHVLTGSALADLVTGCRPRSTPAPRRHANIPISPSRCRPG, encoded by the coding sequence ATGCGAAAGCGGCGCTCGGTCCGGGCCTATCTGGACCGCCCGGTGCCGCGCGCCACGGTCGAGGAGATCTGCCGCCTGGCCCGCAGCGCCCCCAGCGGCGCCAACCTGCAGCCGGGGCATTTCCACGTCCTGACGGGCAGCGCCCTGGCGGATCTGGTCACGGGCTGCAGGCCGAGATCGACGCCGGCGCCCCGCAGGCACGCGAATATTCCTATTTCCCCGAGCCGATGCCGCCCGGGCTGA
- a CDS encoding nitroreductase family protein: MPPGLKARQRAAGYALYQALGIERRDLDGRRRQFRRNYDFFGAPVGVVVTIDRAMGKGCFMDLGMSLMGFLLAAEAHGLGATGIGALANYGPQAHRLLALPRDQMVVCGLALGWPDLDAPENRFRTERADLAEFTSFRGF; the protein is encoded by the coding sequence ATGCCGCCCGGGCTGAAGGCCCGGCAGCGCGCGGCGGGCTATGCGCTGTATCAGGCCCTGGGAATCGAGCGGCGCGATCTCGACGGCCGCCGCCGGCAGTTCCGGCGCAACTACGATTTCTTCGGCGCGCCGGTGGGCGTGGTCGTCACCATCGACCGCGCCATGGGCAAGGGCTGTTTCATGGACCTGGGGATGAGCCTGATGGGCTTCCTGCTCGCGGCCGAGGCGCATGGCCTGGGCGCGACCGGCATCGGCGCGCTGGCGAATTACGGCCCCCAGGCGCATCGCCTGCTGGCCTTGCCCCGGGATCAGATGGTGGTCTGCGGCCTGGCGCTCGGCTGGCCCGACCTGGATGCGCCCGAGAACCGCTTCCGCACCGAACGCGCCGACCTGGCCGAGTTCACCAGCTTTCGCGGCTTCTAA
- a CDS encoding thiolase family protein has product MTGAVVAAARRSAVVPRGGAFAGLEIHQLAAPVIADLLRDAGLAPGDVDELILANALGAGGNPARVTALAAGLPVAGLTLDRQCCGGMDAALLAEALIRAGRAQVVIAGGAESYSRRPLRLRTDPAGGPAEPYDQPPFTPWPQRDPAMAEAAEAVARLMHITREEQDAWTIASHARALAAAPRMAPEITAIAGIGNDPYARRLTPALCARAKALSGSVTAANTAVAADGAGFCLLVSDAIARQLSTPRLRILAGATLGADPELPGLAPVPAIRAALASAGLTASELHIVELMEAFAVQAIACVRETGLPMDRINPGGGALARGHPIGASGAINLVRLFHDMEQGQTGLAAIAAAGGLGTAILLRREV; this is encoded by the coding sequence GTGACCGGGGCGGTCGTCGCCGCCGCCCGCCGCAGCGCCGTGGTGCCGCGCGGCGGGGCGTTTGCGGGGCTCGAGATTCATCAGCTTGCCGCCCCGGTCATTGCCGACCTGCTGCGCGACGCGGGGCTGGCGCCCGGCGACGTGGACGAGCTGATCCTGGCCAATGCGCTGGGCGCCGGCGGCAATCCGGCACGGGTCACGGCGCTGGCCGCCGGCCTGCCGGTCGCGGGGCTGACGCTCGACCGGCAATGCTGCGGCGGCATGGATGCGGCGCTGCTGGCCGAGGCGCTGATCCGCGCCGGACGGGCGCAGGTGGTGATCGCCGGCGGCGCCGAGAGCTATTCCCGCCGCCCCCTGCGCCTGCGCACCGACCCCGCGGGCGGCCCAGCCGAGCCCTATGACCAGCCGCCCTTCACCCCCTGGCCCCAGCGCGACCCCGCCATGGCCGAGGCCGCCGAGGCCGTGGCGCGGCTGATGCACATTACCCGCGAGGAGCAGGACGCCTGGACCATCGCCAGCCACGCCCGTGCGCTGGCCGCAGCGCCCCGCATGGCGCCGGAAATCACCGCCATCGCCGGCATCGGCAATGACCCCTATGCCCGGCGCCTGACGCCGGCGCTTTGCGCCCGGGCCAAGGCGCTGTCGGGCAGCGTCACCGCCGCCAATACCGCCGTCGCGGCGGATGGGGCAGGGTTCTGCCTGCTGGTCTCGGATGCGATCGCGCGGCAGCTGTCCACGCCCCGGCTGCGCATCCTGGCGGGCGCGACTCTCGGCGCCGATCCCGAACTGCCCGGCCTTGCGCCGGTGCCGGCGATCCGCGCGGCTCTGGCCTCGGCGGGGCTGACGGCGAGTGAACTCCACATCGTGGAACTGATGGAGGCTTTTGCCGTTCAGGCCATCGCCTGCGTCCGCGAAACCGGCCTGCCCATGGATCGCATCAATCCCGGCGGCGGCGCCTTGGCGCGCGGGCATCCCATCGGCGCCTCGGGCGCGATCAACCTGGTGCGGCTATTCCACGATATGGAACAGGGCCAGACCGGGCTTGCGGCCATCGCCGCCGCCGGCGGGCTCGGCACGGCGATCCTGCTGCGACGCGAGGTTTAG
- a CDS encoding AMP-binding protein, whose protein sequence is MSQGAFAPARPGAVLDCGGAGQNAAPVAALTDCLVRGLPIHASLEGIRPDGDVPGAWLCCQSSGSGGRVKTIRRSHASWLASFRVNRDHYGLSAADRYAVLGQLGHSLALYASIEALQLGASLMVLAGDSPRRQRAALAQATVIYATPAQLRRLLLAGPGSLAGVTHVFCGGGKLDPACRAGIAALCPNAAIREFYGASETSFIAIADEGTPPGSVGRAYPGVDLRLDAAGRIGVASPYLFDGYAEPDLPPLPRPDGYLQPGDIGRLDAQGNLFLRGREARMVTVADRNLFLEDVEAVLAGLTAAPSAALALPDALRGQSVVAVVEGAPDDALAARLRRACRDALGDHAAPRRVVFLPRLPLLGSDKPDLAALARLVVP, encoded by the coding sequence GTGAGCCAGGGGGCATTCGCCCCGGCCCGGCCCGGCGCGGTGCTGGACTGCGGCGGCGCCGGGCAGAATGCGGCTCCGGTCGCGGCGCTGACCGATTGCCTGGTGCGCGGCCTGCCGATCCACGCCAGCCTCGAGGGCATCCGCCCGGACGGCGATGTGCCCGGCGCCTGGCTGTGCTGCCAAAGCTCGGGCTCGGGCGGCCGGGTCAAGACGATCCGGCGCAGCCACGCATCATGGCTGGCCAGCTTCCGGGTCAACCGCGATCACTATGGCCTGTCGGCCGCCGACCGCTATGCCGTGCTGGGCCAGCTGGGCCATTCGCTGGCGCTTTACGCCAGCATCGAGGCCTTGCAGCTCGGCGCCAGCCTGATGGTGCTGGCCGGCGACAGCCCGCGCCGGCAGCGGGCCGCGCTGGCGCAGGCGACGGTGATCTATGCCACGCCCGCGCAATTGCGCCGGCTGCTCCTGGCCGGGCCGGGCAGCCTGGCCGGCGTGACGCATGTCTTCTGCGGCGGCGGCAAGCTGGATCCGGCCTGCCGCGCCGGCATCGCGGCGCTGTGCCCGAATGCGGCGATCCGCGAATTCTACGGCGCCTCGGAGACCAGCTTCATCGCCATCGCCGATGAAGGCACACCGCCGGGCTCGGTCGGCCGCGCCTATCCCGGGGTCGATCTGCGGCTGGATGCAGCGGGCCGCATCGGGGTCGCCAGCCCCTATCTCTTCGACGGCTATGCCGAGCCGGACCTGCCGCCGCTGCCGCGCCCCGATGGCTATCTGCAACCCGGCGACATCGGCCGGCTCGACGCGCAGGGCAACCTGTTCCTGCGCGGCCGCGAAGCCCGGATGGTGACGGTCGCCGACCGGAACCTGTTTCTCGAGGATGTCGAGGCGGTGCTGGCCGGGCTGACCGCCGCGCCCAGCGCCGCGCTGGCGCTGCCCGATGCGCTGCGCGGACAGAGCGTCGTCGCGGTGGTCGAGGGCGCGCCCGACGATGCGCTTGCCGCCCGCCTGCGCCGCGCCTGCCGCGACGCGCTGGGCGATCATGCCGCGCCGCGCCGGGTGGTGTTCCTGCCGCGCCTGCCGCTGCTCGGCTCGGACAAGCCGGATCTGGCGGCGCTGGCCCGGCTGGTCGTGCCGTGA
- a CDS encoding BioY family transporter encodes MERNIAQVALFAAMIAALGLVPQITLGFGVPITAQTLGVMLAGAVLGARRGAAAAGLFLLLVALGLPLLAGGRGGLGVFASPTAGFALGFPVAAFVTGLFVERVALRPAGLAAGIGAVLGGIVVLYVLGAGGLAIVTGKPLAEAFRLVAVFIPGDLLKAAITGMLVQALARARPQTLAWHRPAGSAQTRL; translated from the coding sequence ATGGAACGCAATATCGCGCAGGTCGCGCTGTTTGCCGCGATGATCGCGGCGCTGGGGCTGGTGCCGCAGATCACGCTGGGCTTCGGCGTGCCGATCACCGCCCAGACCCTGGGGGTGATGCTGGCCGGCGCCGTGCTGGGCGCCCGGCGCGGCGCGGCGGCGGCGGGGCTGTTCCTGCTGCTGGTCGCGCTCGGCCTGCCGCTGCTGGCGGGCGGGCGCGGCGGTCTCGGCGTCTTCGCCTCGCCCACGGCGGGCTTCGCGCTGGGCTTCCCGGTCGCGGCCTTCGTCACCGGGCTTTTCGTCGAGCGCGTCGCGCTGCGCCCGGCCGGCCTTGCCGCCGGCATCGGTGCGGTGCTGGGCGGCATCGTCGTGCTGTATGTCCTGGGCGCCGGCGGCCTGGCCATCGTCACCGGCAAGCCCTTGGCCGAGGCTTTCCGCCTGGTCGCGGTCTTTATCCCGGGCGACCTCTTGAAGGCCGCGATCACCGGCATGCTGGTGCAGGCGCTGGCCCGCGCCCGGCCGCAGACGCTGGCCTGGCATCGCCCGGCCGGCTCGGCCCAGACCCGGCTGTGA
- a CDS encoding energy-coupling factor transporter transmembrane protein EcfT, producing the protein MISLTSPVRTRAHRWPAGLKLGALCLCSTGLFLLPGIGWNAAALALVLALYALPGPVFLRAGLASLRVVLPFVAILLLWHALTGELRQGVAITLRMVALVALANLVTMTTPLEDMVALIHRLTAPLRRLGLRTAALELAIPLVIRFTPVLVARAETLAEAWRARSRRRPGWQLVLPLTLQALDDADHVGEALRARGGAPISLDTED; encoded by the coding sequence ATGATCTCGCTGACCTCTCCGGTTAGGACCCGCGCCCACCGCTGGCCCGCCGGGCTGAAGCTGGGGGCGCTGTGCCTGTGCTCGACGGGGCTCTTCCTGCTGCCCGGCATCGGCTGGAACGCCGCCGCGCTGGCGCTGGTGCTGGCGCTCTATGCCCTGCCGGGGCCGGTCTTTCTGCGCGCGGGGCTTGCCAGCCTGCGCGTGGTGCTGCCCTTCGTCGCCATCCTGCTCCTCTGGCACGCGCTGACCGGCGAGCTGCGCCAGGGCGTCGCGATCACCTTGCGCATGGTGGCGCTGGTGGCGCTGGCGAACCTGGTGACCATGACCACGCCGCTCGAGGACATGGTGGCGCTGATCCACCGCCTGACCGCGCCGCTGCGCCGGCTGGGCCTGCGCACCGCCGCGCTGGAGCTGGCGATCCCGCTGGTCATCCGCTTCACCCCGGTGCTGGTCGCCCGGGCCGAGACCCTGGCCGAGGCCTGGCGCGCCCGCTCGCGCCGCCGCCCCGGCTGGCAGCTGGTCCTGCCGCTGACCTTGCAGGCACTGGACGACGCCGATCATGTCGGCGAAGCTTTGCGGGCGCGGGGTGGCGCCCCCATATCCCTGGACACGGAGGATTAA
- a CDS encoding ABC transporter ATP-binding protein has product MISPAPQAAPADFAIRLDGLGYEAGGRPVLSGVTLHSSARRIGVVGRNGSGKSTLARLLAGLLAPTSGQIRINGHDLYRDRRAALETVGILFQNPEHQIIFPRVAEEVAFGLRQQGLDKSAAAQRVRAVLAAFDKPHWHDAPISALSQGQKHLVCMMAVLAMRPKLLILDEPYAGLDIPTRRQLARHLHRADTRLLHISHEPADLEACDALFWLDRGGIVAQGGPELLDRFTAEMIRLGDLDDLADLSG; this is encoded by the coding sequence ATGATTTCGCCCGCGCCGCAGGCCGCCCCGGCCGATTTCGCCATCCGGCTGGACGGCCTGGGTTATGAGGCCGGCGGCCGGCCGGTGCTGTCCGGCGTGACGCTGCATTCCTCGGCCCGGCGCATCGGCGTGGTCGGGCGCAACGGCTCGGGCAAGAGCACGCTGGCGCGGCTGCTGGCCGGGCTGCTGGCGCCGACTAGCGGCCAAATCCGCATCAACGGCCATGATCTTTATCGCGACCGCCGCGCGGCGCTGGAGACCGTGGGCATCCTGTTCCAGAACCCGGAACACCAGATCATCTTTCCCCGCGTCGCCGAGGAAGTCGCCTTCGGCCTGCGCCAGCAGGGCCTCGACAAATCGGCTGCGGCCCAGCGCGTGCGGGCGGTGCTGGCCGCCTTCGACAAGCCGCATTGGCACGACGCGCCGATCTCGGCCCTGTCGCAGGGCCAGAAGCACCTGGTCTGCATGATGGCGGTGCTGGCGATGCGGCCGAAGCTGCTGATCCTGGACGAGCCCTATGCCGGGCTCGACATCCCGACGCGGCGCCAGCTTGCCCGCCACCTGCACCGCGCCGACACCCGCCTGCTGCATATCTCGCACGAGCCCGCCGATCTGGAAGCCTGCGACGCGCTGTTCTGGCTCGACCGCGGCGGCATCGTCGCCCAAGGCGGGCCCGAGCTGCTGGACAGGTTTACCGCCGAGATGATCCGGCTGGGGGATCTCGATGATCTCGCTGACCTCTCCGGTTAG